One part of the Paroedura picta isolate Pp20150507F chromosome 5, Ppicta_v3.0, whole genome shotgun sequence genome encodes these proteins:
- the SNX2 gene encoding sorting nexin-2, which yields MAAEREPPPLGDGRQTEAEEMEDGEDLFTSTVSTLESSPSSPEPASLPAEDISTNSNGPKPAEIILDDDREDLFAEATEEVSLDSPEREPILSSDSTPAVTPVTPTTLVAPRMETKSITVPVDFDLSREEIEEEANGDMFDIDINVSDPEKVGDGMNAYMAYRVTTKTSLSMFHKKEFSVKRRFSDFLGLHSKLASKYLHVGYIVPPAPEKSIVGMTKVKVGKEDSSSTEFVEKRRAALERYLQRTVKHPTLLQDPDLRQFLESSELPRAVNTQALSGAGLLRMVNKAADAVNKMTIKMNESDAWFEEKQQQFENLDQQLRKLHGSVEALVCHRKELSVNTAAFAKSAAMLGNSEDHTALSRALSQLAEVEEKIDQLHQEQAFADFYVFSELLSDYIRLIGAVKGVFDHRMKCWQKWQDAQVMLQKKREAEAKIQLANKPDKLQQAKDEIKEWESKVQQGERDFEQISKTIRKEVGRFEKERVRDFKTVIIKYLESLVQTQQQLIKYWEAFLPEAKAIA from the exons TCCAGCCCGTCGTCTCCAGAACCGGCCAGTCTCCCCGCGGAGGACATCAGCACGAATTCAAACGGCCCCAAGCCTGCAGAGATCATCCTAGATGACGACAGGGAAGACCTCTTTGCTG AAGCCACAGAGGAGGTTTCTCTGGATAGCCCCGAGAGGGAACCGATACTCTCTTCGGACTCTACTCCTGCCGTTACTCCCGTGACGCCTACTACGCTAGTAGCCCCCAGAATGGAGACCAAAAGCATCACGGTGCCGGTGGATTTTGATCTATCCAGAGAAGAG ATTGAAGAGGAGGCCAATGGAGACATGTTTGATATTGATATTAACGTGTCCGATCCAGAGAAAGTTG GTGACGGTATGAATGCGTACATGGCCTACCGAGTAACAACAAAG accAGCCTGTCTATGTTTCACAAAAAAGAATTCTCCGTAAAAAGACGATTCAGTGACTTTCTCGGCTTGCATAGCAAATTAGCGTCAAAATATCTACATGTCGGGTACATCGTGCCCCCAGCTCCGGAGAAAAGTATTGTAG GCATGACCAAGGTGAAAGTAGGCAAAGAAGATTCCTCGTCTACAGAATTCGTAGAAAAAAGAAGAGCCGCTCTAGAAAG GTATCTCCAACGAACGGTGAAACACCCAACCTTGTTACAGGATCCTGATTTAAGGCAGTTCTTGGAAAGTTCTGAG CTGCCGAGAGCAGTGAACACCCAGGCTCTGAGCGGAGCGGGGCTGCTGAGGATGGTGAACAAGGCCGCCGACGCAGTGAACAAGATGACAATCAAGATGAACGAGTCGGATGCA TGGTTTGAGGAAAAACAGCAACAGTTTGAAAATCTGGATCAGCAACTCCGGAAACTTCACGGCAGCGTCGAAGCCTTGGTCTGTCACAGGAAAG AGCTTTCCGTCAATACCGCAGCCTTTGCTAAAAGCGCTGCCATGCTGGGGAACTCCGAGGACCACACGGCCTTATCAAGAGCTTTGTCACAGCTGGCCGAAGTGGAGGAGAAAATCGATCAGCTGCATCAGGAGCAAGCTTTTGCCGATTTCTACGTCTTTTCCGAGCTGCTGAGTGACTACATCCGCCTCATCGGTGCGGTAAAA GGCGTCTTCGATCACCGAATGAAGTGCTGGCAGAAGTGGCAGGACGCACAGGTCATGCTGCAGAAGAAGCGAGAAGCCGAAGCAAAGATTCAGCTTGCCAACAAACCCGACAAACTGCAGCAAGCAAAGGACGAAATCAAGGAG TGGGAATCGAAGGTTCAACAAGGAGAGCGGGATTTTGAACAAATCTCCAAAACCATACGCAAAGAAGTAGGAAGATTCGAG AAAGAACGCGTGAGAGATTTCAAAACCGTTATAATCAAGTATTTGGAATCGTTAGTACAAACACAACAGCAG CTGATAAAATATTGGGAGGCGTTCCTACCAGAAGCCAAAGCCATAGCTTAG